In a genomic window of Ranitomeya imitator isolate aRanImi1 chromosome 5, aRanImi1.pri, whole genome shotgun sequence:
- the LOC138637852 gene encoding mucin-5AC-like, producing MSPGRPPPPRRPRTEEADEAESPGEEVVPEDEGRGGETHGEGSQLSSESGAQAIGPSSGSRGRRRHSRGGRRHVSQRAPDSDGEEVGLDIDLLIDLVRDREPLWNMGDRRHADLSVTRRLWEQICCELIPRWEDLDVQAQIQERERIVKRWRSIRDRFKKEFNKEMQARSGSGGRRSTYKYARALSFLRSTMVTRSTVGSTLEPAAQLNTSGAIPQEAATEGHFDSEEPSAPSHSAFSHSAPSHSTDPSFPSTSTGASWPVPLHVAAGENIAFPVPHPSAAATSSTPVASGRFRQRGQIHSYAPEFLHLNASFQNCLKVLSEQMAAGFNFINKSMLEMHTLLVTMRSEAKQSPNNTFFQSVLEQMETLSTSQQMQVMEPCQSTLALIASRADSSSNHPPTCPPSSTVHHYSQYHPPDPYRQTDIAPSRPTRHHPHRAPSHQPHHQPRAPSHHPHYQHPSRATSHPYDDPDPYNFPSTSSSPPLPAHFQQTVSPSSQTSSTHITHSATQSSQNISYTPPPYQISNPNPTFLSTRSIAFSTPSPLTGEHSPPPSHSSLHTPTVEVSLSDSASDSISTPTYENI from the exons atgTCTCCGGGGaggcctcctcctcctcgccgtccacgcacagag gaagctgatgaggctgagtcccccggagaagaggtggtccccgaagatgagggaaggggtggagaaacccacggagagggctcacaattg agttctgaatctggtgcccaagcaataggtccttccagtggctcccggggtcgtcggcgacattcacgtggcggccgtcgtcat gtttcacagcgtgctccagattcggacggtgaggaggtcggccttgatattgacctcctcatcgatcttgtcagagacagggagccgttgtggaatatgggtgaccgccgccatgctgatctctcagtgacccgtcgactctgggagcaaatctgctgtgaactgattccgaggtgggaggacctagatgttcaggcccagattcaagaac gtgagcggattgtgaaaaggtggcggtcgatcagggatcgctttaagaaggagttcaataaagagatgcaggcccggagtggatctggaggacgcaggagcacgtacaaatacgcaagggccctgtcgttcctcaggtcaacgatggtcacccgaag taccgttgggagcactctggagcctgcagcacaattgaacacttctggggcgatccctcaagaggccgccaccgagggacactttgacagtgaggaaccctctgcaccttcccactctgcattttcccactctgcaccttcccactctaccgatccctctttcccatccacgagcactggagcatcctggccggttccattgcatgtagctgctggtgagaacatagcgtttcctgtaccccacccttctgctgcagccacctctagtacacctgtagcatcggggcggtttcgccagaggggtcagatacatagttatgctcccgagttcttgcacctgaacgcatcgttccagaactgtctgaaagttttgtccgagcaaatggctgcaggattcaatttcataaataaaagtatgctcgagatgcatacacttctggtaacgatgcgttcagaggcaaaacagtccccgaacaacactttttttcagtcggtgcttgagcaaatggagacgctatctacttctcagcagatgcaagtaatggaaccctgccagtctactctagcgctaattgcctctagagcagatagttcttccaaccatcctccaacttgccccccttcctccactgtccaccactacagccagtaccatcctcctgacccgtatcgccaaacagacattgccccatcacgcccaactcgccatcatccacatcgtgccccgtcccaccagccacaccaccagccccgtgccccttcccaccatccacactatcagcatccctcccgtgccacttcacacccatatgatgatccagacccatacaacttcccatctacttcatcctcacctcctctccctgcccacttccaacagactgtatcaccctcttcccaaacatcttctacacacatcactcattctgccacccagTCCTCACAAAACATTTCGTACACCCCTCCAccctaccaaatttctaaccccaatcccactttcttgtccacccgctcaatagctttctccactccttcacccctaaccggtgaacattctccaccaccatcacattcctctctccacactcccactgtcgaagtgtccctatcagacagtgcctccgatagtatctccaccccgacttatgaaaacatttag